Proteins found in one Aethina tumida isolate Nest 87 chromosome 1, icAetTumi1.1, whole genome shotgun sequence genomic segment:
- the LOC109596382 gene encoding centromere-associated protein E isoform X1 codes for MSSDNIQVAIRARPSIEREVKKKLGDNWTIQKNIIFQVDDNGVRCNEPYSFDCIFNVDKTNKDIYNTSVKPLISSAMEGFNSTIFAYGQTSSGKTHTMLGSETSPGIMQIAVEEIFSIIMNNSDRKYLIRISYLEIYNEKVNDLLCAEHTDMKVREDRDGNHFVESKEEVASNPSQVFALMRQGNKNRKVGCTDMNERSSRSHTIFKIMIEAKTSALQSHAATVSTLNFVDLAGSERISQTKAAGVRMKEGVHINKSLSTLGMVIRQLSDQEKFISFRDSKLTRLLQHALGGNAKTLVIATITLTSVEETNSTLAFAQRAKAIKNQPIVNEVNTTDQVQAELYALLKSEYAEKIRQLEFNNKCQIEELQQKLNAIACFEGTRTENRRRTFSAFDFPKETSALPIITPVMKLNRFVKRQPLPIINENKPLNVTEQDSDLETTVSSRLSVSEESLCQKNTLDPKVEQIEEELGSKEEQIQELKEQNSKYKEEMEILQAEFDAMKQKYEATQEEYSNFKIQHSPNLKQRYEDLENSYVSLKEFTRLEKHCRVSISGPEEVLQAQVTELKAANEELQQKLAASDEEVTNLKKSNNKLERLNKTLDTEKNKLAEINNQLETDFQFQRDHDQKVFKDREQMLLKRIEDMESKGVQPKRDIGTGNITELHQQIVAQKQEIKRLQDVVAMKEQEIIEKNILIYEYDEKMLEAVEQKSIAEPGEINFEELSNKLHTLQDILLGMPATGGNFMETPDKTNNELNKLTLSIFNLEQDLDKYKKQLLDKEMEINGLIATIKNKDSEIALIKSEKKTIEKEQLDKLEEIKQMNGQLEELLKEKEIMRNQHLDEIQKITQAKNALILKYDTLLSKYKQTIDGWEMIKQSQSEELITLNANIMNKEKWYQEQEQAIGQLKTEIADKIKELEENGSQIETIKKERDEHLKTIEELRAEIVNVTKVLEARETQMKTISQDSYEKVQNIDKSNDDIIRVTQILEEKESQMEKMRQEKDQHIDKLQAEIINITEVLKEKESQIEIIRHESDDKENNISKLKEEIISITKKLEEKESQMVITRKENDEKDQNIDGLKAEINNVSKMLKEKESQIEIIRQESEGKENNISKLKEEIIITTKELEEKESQMLIMKKENDEKDQNIDRLKAEINSFSDVLKEKESELDIIRQENKDNENNISKLKEQITFITKELDETMLEIKVIREENSQNVKSLKEKENELLALKTRMKNLSKYENKITSLTDEHKQQVHALEISYKEQINLLSNKIEDKDLELKEERVKYENLLMITEEQKQDILRTRTEISKIQTYVEELTEMHANSNEERAMERTELKDQLQLFAQENESLAKSLEESSNSIMKAQDQHCKQINELHMMIQKSEETILELENNLIRLREENLSLTHTIKLNDNKISELNGEIDKLMHQTNGVYAQNPCVGSLNKHVLDKDVEIQKLRSQVEALSKENKTKLDDMERRELEWIHDVDEKDREISELKTEIVNLTRQISTEELTLLWEGMRMKDQKLQELENINKQLEQVAAENEKSLQASVMKESLLQQQMEDLKADYEQRMEQLEKEAQMELNVKMNDLNNLEKVAATKGKELEQLKEQNYRKEIDDLNKHMNRINKVKESFSNLFTELLACVKKSDLEIENLISESSIPVDVSDAKIQVPSPNQKSPRDEVKAMQAIIIATQNVLGKQNRLAKTLAGQNKQLCATIEMIYEKLEETNDEVTDLHNALETKQLANRMLNEENETYKSDMMLTLNRMEETILQNTALNKHIEHINSCIANFKSNEITYTQKISDMLAKLDAKEATIISLSQQNNDLENHLKKARNEKKKQREELDTQRETIAKLQSNIQSLQTCKPVSSDKARADKYFKESVDLSKKLILANQCVSKLNCEAENHQIEVSKMAKQIRDLDQKAKSYKQKYSELLIEINDRDNKLDELLKKYQEAVEMITVMKEKKMNTSQLKEEPRPRSPQELRKLKRQSLQDKCRNVDSCEICKIHEETIERSNKDIEKLTKECASKDEQIGKLLKQVDHLETLMNEENDEIIKLQNQLSLFEGPTVDKIKELSKELQETKDELVTTRKKYRDSLLNIRDKDFNISLYEKEVQQLKKKLKEDSRSKQLLQDKYRNVDSCKICKIHEGTIERTNKDIEKLAKECTSKDEQIEKLRKQIDHLETLMNEENDEIVKLQNQLSVFEGPTADKIKELSKELQETKNELVITKKKYQDSLIDTKDKDTNISMYEKEIQELQQKLKEFNLLKMDTDVLNIAINLHENIQLLKNDKVPEWLLARIYTVEKSCADIKDYLSKNLIQNSTVFHKLHTKYRQLESLARLRRSENIELKKRLGIPPDDPVV; via the exons ATGAGCTCCGACAACATTCAAGTGGCCATCAGGGCCCGACCCTCGATCGAAAGGGAGGTCAAGAAAAAGTTGGGGGACAATTGgacaatacaaaaaaatattatttttcaagtcGATGATAACGGCGTTAGATGCAATGAGCCGTATTCGTTTG attgtattttcaatgttGACAAAACCAATAAGGATATATACAACACTTCGGTGAAGCCTCTGATTTCCTCAGCCATGGAGGGCTTCAACTCCACTATATTTGCTTATGGACAGACATCATCTGGAAAGACCCACACCATGTTGGGCTCTGAGACTTCCCCTGGGATCATGCAAATAGCCgtagaagaaatattttccataataatgaataattctgACAGAAAGTACCTTATTAG GATTtcttatctcgaaatttataaCGAAAAAGTGAATGACTTGCTGTGTGCTGAGCATACTGACATGAAAGTAAGGGAGGACAGAGATGGAAATCATTTTGTTGAGTCGAAGGAAGAGGTTGCATCCAATCCCAGTCAAGTGTTCGCACTCATGAGACAAGGAAATAAGAATAGGAAAGTTGGATGCACTGACATGAATGAGAGGAGCAGCAGGTCCCAcaccattttcaaaatt ATGATTGAGGCAAAAACGAGCGCCTTACAGTCCCATGCAGCAACTGTTTCCACCTTAAACTTTGTGGACTTGGCTGGATCTGAGAGAATTTCGCAGACGAAGGCAGCTGGAGTCCGCATGAAAGAAGGCGTCCACATTAACAAGTCGCTTTCGACTTTGGGAATGGTTATTCGTCAGCTAAGTGACCAGGAGAAGTTTATCAGTTTTCGCGACTCAAAATTGACGAGGCTGTTGCAACACGCACTGGGTGGCAACGCCAAAACACTGGTTATTGCAACGATAACTTTAACGTCCGTCGAGGAAACTAACTCAACGCTTGC GTTTGCACAACGAGCTAAGGCAATTAAGAATCAACCCATCGTTAACGAGGTGAACACCACCGACCAAGTGCAGGCGGAATTGTACGCCTTGTTGAAATCGGAATACGCAGAGAAAATAAGGCAGCTAGAATTCAACAATAAGTGCCAAATAGAAGAGCTTCAGCAGAAGCTGAATGCCATTGCCTGCTTCGAGGGAACCAGGACTGAGAATCGTAGACGTACATTCTCCGCCTTCGATTTCCCCAAAGAAACTAGCGCCTTACCCATTATCACCCCCGTTATGAAGTTAAATCGCTTCGTAAAAAGGCAGCCGCTTCCAATCATCAACGAGAACAAACCTTTGAACGTCACCGAACAGGACTCCGATCTCGAGACCACCGTGTCAAGCCGACTATCCGTGTCCGAAGAAAGCTTGTGCCAAAAGAACACGTTGGACCCCAAAGTGGAGCAAATTGAGGAGGAGCTTGGATCGAAGGAAGAACAGATCCAAGAGTTGAAGGAACAAAACTCGAAATacaaagaagaaatggaaatACTCCAAGCCGAATTCGATGCCATGAAACAGAAGTACGAGGCGACCCAAGAGGAATACTCCAACTTCAAAATTCAACATTCccctaatttaaaacaaagataCGAAGACCTGGAAAACTCCTACGTAAGTTTGAAAGAGTTTACCAGGCTAGAAAAACACTGCCGCGTTTCCATTTCCGGACCGGAGGAG GTGTTGCAAGCTCAAGTAACTGAACTTAAGGCCGCCAATGAGGAGCTCCAACAGAAGCTGGCTGCTAGTGATGAAGAGGTGACTAACTTGAAGAAATCCAACAATAAACTAGAACGTTTGAACAAGACCTTGGACACCGAGAAA AATAAGTTAGCTGAAATTAACAACCAGTTAGAAACAGACTTCCAGTTTCAAAGAGACCACGATCAGAAAGTGTTCAAGGATAGAGAACAGATGCTTCTTAAGCGTATCGAAGACATGGAGAGCAAAGGTGTACAACCTAAGAGAGATATTGGAACTGGAAATATCACCGAACTGCATCAGCAGATCGTTGCGCAGAAGCAGGAGATCAAACGGCTGCAGGACGTCGTTGCGATGAAAGAACAAGAGATCATTGAGAAAAACAtacttatttatgaatatgatGAGAAAATGCTTGAAGCTGTCGAGCAAAAGTCCATCGCGGAGCCAGGTGAGATCAACTTTGAAGAATTATCTAATAAGTTGCATACCTtacaagatattttattag GTATGCCTGCGACTGGCGGAAACTTCATGGAAACACCCGATAAGACTAATAacgaattgaataaattaaccctttccatttttaatttggagCAAGACcttgacaaatataaaaagcaGCTATTGGATAaagaaatggaaataaatgGGTTAATTGCTACCATTAAAAACAAGGATAGTGAAATTGCCCTTATTAAATCCGAGAAGAAAACGATTGAAAAAGAACAATTGGATAAACttgaagaaataaaacaaatgaatgGTCAACTTGAAGAACTACTAAAGGAGAAG gaaattatGAGAAACCAGCACCTTGATGAAATTCAGAAAATAACTCAGGCAAAGAATGCTTTGATCCTGAAATACGACACGctattaagtaaatacaagCAAACAATAGACGGTTGGGAGATGATTAAACAAAGCCAGAGTGAAGAATTGATAACTCTGAATGCCAATATCATGAATAAAGAGAAGTGGTATCAAGAACAAGAGCAAGCAATTGGTCAATTGAAAACTGAAATTGCTGACAAAATTAAGGAGTTGGAGGAAAATGGCTCGCAAATTGAAACGATAAAGAAGGAGCGTGATGAACACTTAAAAACTATTGAGGAATTAAGGGctgaaattgttaatgtaaCTAAGGTTTTGGAAGCAAGGGAAACGCAAATGAAAACTATAAGTCAGGACAGTTATGAAAAGGtgcaaaatattgataaatcaaACGATGACATTATCAGGGTGACTCAGATATTGGAAGAAAAGGAATCTCAAATGGAAAAGATGAGGCAGGAGAAAGATCAACATATTGATAAACTACAAgctgaaattattaacatcaCTGAGGTGTTGAAGGAGAAAGAATCgcaaatagaaattataagaCATGAAAGTGACGacaaggaaaataatattagtaaattaaaggAGGAAATCATTTCTATAACAAAAAAGTTGGAGGAGAAGGAATCACAAATGGTAATAACGAGGAAGGAAAATGATGAGAAGGACCAAAATATTGATGGATTAAAGgctgaaattaataatgtcaGTAAGATGTTGAAGGAGAAGGAGTCgcaaatagaaattataaggCAGGAAAGTGAAGgaaaggaaaataatattagtaaattaaaggAGGAAATCATTATTACAACAAAAGAGTTGGAGGAGAAGGAATCgcaaatgttaataatgaaGAAGGAAAATGACGAGAAGGACCAAAATATTGATAGATTAAAGGCtgaaattaatagtttcagTGATGTGTTGAAGGAGAAGGAGTCGGAATTAGATATTATAAGGCAGGAAAATAAagacaatgaaaataatattagtaaattaaaggAGCAAATCACCTTTATAACTAAAGAGTTGGACGAAACTATGTTGGAAATCAAAGTGATAAGGGAGGAAAATAGCCAAAATGTTAAGAGTCTCAAAGAAAAGGAAAACGAATTGCTTGCTTTGAAAACTAGAATGAAGAACTTAAGCAAatacgaaaacaaaattacgtCTCTCACTGATGAGCATAAACAACAAGTCCATGCTTTAGAAATATCTTACAAGGAACAAATAAACTTACTATCCAACAAAATTGAAGATAAAGATTTGGAATTAAAAGAAGAACGTGTAAAATATGAGAATTTGCTAATGATAACTGAAGAGCAGAAGCAGGATATTCTGAGGACACGTAcggaaatatcaaaaatacaaacataTGTGGAAGAATTAACCGAAATGCACGCAAATTCGAACGAAGAACGCGCAATGGAAAGAACGGAATTGAAAGATCAACTGCAACTGTTCGCACAGGAAAATGAAAGTCTGGCTAAGTCTTTGGAGGAAAGTAGCAACTCAATCATGAAGGCTCAGGATCAACATTGCAAACAGATCAACGAACTTCACATGATGATCCAAAAATCGGAGGAAACGATTTTGGAATTAGAAAACAACTTGATACGTCTGAGGGAAGAAAATCTTAGTTTGACACATACCATCAAACTGAACGACAACAAAATCAGTGAACTGAATGGCGAAATTGATAAGCTTATGCACCAGACAAATGGTGTATACGCACAAAATCCATGTGTTGGGAGTTTAAATAAGCATGTCTTGGACAAAGACGTAGAAATTCAAAAGTTGCGGAGTCAAGTGGAAGCATTGTcgaaagaaaacaaaacaaaattagacGATATGGAACGACGAGAGCTTGAATGGATTCATGATGTTGATGAGAAAGACCGGGAAATTTCAGAATTGAAAactgaaattgttaatttaactaGGCAAATTTCAACCGAAGAATTGACTCTGCTGTGGGAAGGAATGCGTATGAAGGACCAGAAACTACAAGAACTGGAGAATATTAATAAGCAGTTGGAGCAAGTGGCTGCCGAAAATGAGAAGTCCCTTCAAGCATCAGTAATGAAAGAATCTTTGCTACAGCAACAAATGGAAGACCTGAAGGCTGATTATGAACAAAGGATGGAACAACTGGAGAAGGAGGCGCAAATGGAGCTCAATGTAAAAATGAACGATCTCAACAACTTGGAAAAAGTTGCAGCTACAAAGGGCAAAGAATTGGAACAACTGAAGGAACAAAATTACCGCAAAGAGATTGACGACCTGAATAAGCACATGAACAGAATCAACAAGGTAAAAGAAAGCTTCAGCAATCTGTTCACGGAACTGTTGGCGTGTGTAAAGAAGAGCGACCTGGAAATCGAGAACCTAATAAGCGAGTCATCCATTCCCGTGGACGTCAGCGATGCCAAAATACAAGTCCCAAGCCCCAACCAGAAGTCACCGAGGGACGAAGTCAAAGCGATGCAGGCCATCATCATTGCGACCCAAAACGTGCTCGGCAAACAAAACCGATTGGCCAAAACACTGGCCggacaaaacaaacaattgtGCGCCACCATCGAGATGATCTACGAGAAGTTGGAGGAAACCAACGACGAAGTGACCGACTTGCACAACGCACTGGAAACCAAACAACTGGCCAATCGCATGTTGAACGAGGAAAACGAAACGTACAAGTCCGACATGATGCTCACCCTGAACAGGATGGAAGAAACCATTTTGCAGAATACCGCCCTGAACAAACACATTGAGCACATCAACAGTTGCATTGCAAACTTCAAAAGCAACGAGATTACGTACACCCAGAAGATTTCCGACATGTTGGCCAAGCTGGATGCCAAGGAGGCGACGATCATCTCTTTATCGCAACAAAACAACGACCTGGAGAACCACCTTAAGAAGGCGAGGAACGAGAAAAAGAAGCAAAGAGAAGAACTCGACACTCAGCGTGAAACGATTGCCAAATTACAGAGCAATATACAAAGCTTGCAGACATGCAAGCCGGTCAGTTCGGACAAGGCCCGTGCCGACAAATACTTCAAGGAAAGTGTCGATTTGAGCAAGAAGCTGATATTGGCCAATCAGTGCGTCAGCAAACTGAATTGTGAGGCCGAAAACCACCAGATCGAGGTGAGCAAAATGGCCAAGCAAATACGAGACTTGGATCAAAAGGCCAAATCCTACAAACAGAAGTACAGTGAGCTTTTAATCGAGATAAATGACAGGGATAACAAGTTGGATGAACTCTTAAAGAAATATCAAGAAGCCGTTGAAATGATAACAGTGATGAAGGAGAAGAAGATGAACACCAGCCAGTTGAAGGAAGAGCCCAGACCTAGGTCACCTCAGGAGCTCAGAAAGTTGAAAAGGCAATCGTTGCAGGATAAATGCAGGAATGTGGACT ctTGTGAGATTTGTAAGATACATGAAGAGACAATTGAGAGGAGCAACaaag acaTTGAAAAATTGACCAAAGAATGCGCCTCTAAAGATGAACAGATTGGGAAATTACTCAAGCAGGTGGATCATTTAGAAACTCTAATGAATGAGGAGAATGAcgagattataaaattacaaaatcagTTGTCATTGTTCGAGGGACCGActgtggataaaataaaagaattatcgAAGGAACTCCAAGAAACCAAAGATGAGTTAGTCACAACtagaaagaaatatcgag acTCGCTGCTCAATATAAGGGACAAAGATTTCAACATCTCTCTATACGAGAAAGAAGTTCAGCAATTAAAGAAGAAGCTGAAGGAAGATTCCAGATCTAAGCAATTGTTGCAGGATAAATACAGAAATGTGGACT CTTGTAAGATTTGTAAGATACATGAAGGCACCATTGAAAGAACCAACaaag acaTTGAAAAATTGGCCAAAGAATGCACCTCTAAAGATGAACAGATTGAGAAATTACGCAAACAGATAGATCATTTAGAAACTCTAATGAATGAGGAGAATGACGAGattgtaaaattacaaaatcagTTGTCGGTGTTCGAGGGACCGACTGcggataaaataaaagaattatcgAAGGAGCTCCAAGAAACCAAAAATGAGTTAGTGATAACTAAAAAGAAATATCAAG acTCGCTGATTGATACAAAGGACAAGGATACCAACATATCTATGTACGAGAAAGAAATTCAGGAATTACAGCAGAAGCTGaaggaatttaatttgttaaagatG GATACGGATGTGTTAAATATAGcaattaatttacatgaaaatattcagttacttaaaaatg ACAAAGTCCCTGAATGGCTACTGGCCAGGATATATACAGTCGAAAAGTCATGTGCTGATATAAAAGATTACCTCAGCAAGAACTTG atacaaAATTCTACTGTTTTTCATAAACTGCATACAAAGTACAGACAGTTGGAAAGTTTGGCAAGATTGCGTCGAAGTGAGAACATTGAACTGAAGAAGAGATTGGGCATTCCACCAGACGATCCTgtcgtataa